One Cupriavidus necator N-1 DNA window includes the following coding sequences:
- a CDS encoding carbon-nitrogen hydrolase family protein, which produces MTLSNFGIAGVQMYVSASQDNVERMGGYMKHISKRFPWVRMVLFPELCPLGPSREKAEALPGPTEERLRELARETGLWLIPGSMFESVATPDGTVVYNTTPVIDPHGNVVTRCRKLFPFRPYEAGVDGGTEFCVFDVLDVGRFGVSICYDMWFPETTRSLVALGAEVILHPTMTDTIDRDVELAIARASAVTNQVYFFDINGIGDGGVGRSIVCDPSGYVLHESQAGDEIIAIEIDLQRVRRERERGLRSLGQPLKSFRDRACEFPVYARNGANGYLHTLGPLTKPV; this is translated from the coding sequence GTGACCCTCTCCAACTTCGGCATCGCTGGCGTCCAGATGTACGTCTCCGCCTCACAAGACAACGTAGAACGCATGGGTGGCTACATGAAGCACATCAGCAAGCGTTTCCCCTGGGTGCGCATGGTGCTATTCCCGGAGTTGTGCCCGCTCGGTCCCAGCCGCGAGAAGGCTGAGGCGCTGCCAGGGCCGACCGAAGAGCGCCTGCGCGAACTGGCCCGCGAGACCGGCCTGTGGCTGATCCCCGGGTCGATGTTCGAATCTGTGGCGACACCCGACGGCACCGTGGTCTACAACACCACGCCGGTCATCGATCCGCACGGCAATGTGGTGACTCGCTGCCGCAAGCTGTTCCCGTTCCGTCCCTATGAAGCCGGCGTCGACGGCGGCACTGAGTTCTGCGTGTTCGACGTGCTGGATGTTGGGCGATTCGGGGTCTCGATCTGCTACGACATGTGGTTCCCCGAGACCACGCGGTCCCTGGTCGCCCTCGGTGCGGAGGTGATCCTTCATCCGACCATGACAGACACGATCGACCGCGACGTCGAACTGGCGATCGCCCGAGCCTCGGCAGTGACCAACCAGGTCTATTTCTTCGACATCAACGGTATCGGCGACGGCGGCGTCGGCCGCTCCATCGTCTGCGATCCGTCTGGATATGTGCTGCACGAGTCCCAGGCGGGTGATGAGATCATCGCCATCGAAATCGACCTGCAGCGCGTGCGCCGGGAACGGGAACGCGGTCTGCGCAGCTTGGGCCAGCCGCTGAAGAGCTTCCGCGACCGAGCGTGTGAGTTTCCCGTGTACGCGCGCAATGGGGCGAACGGCTATCTCCACACCCTTGGCCCGCTGACCAAGCCCGTCTGA
- a CDS encoding ABC transporter ATP-binding protein, translating into MPQKDPSQAPLLSIQQLSIPLPPGADRSYAVKDISFDLFPGEILCIVGESGSGKSMSSNAIMGLLPPGLVPESGRILFQGRDLLQLDEATLLSMRGKDMAMVFQEPLSALNPLMTVGDQIAEVMRVHRSHEPEACERRVLELLEFVGLPDPATLRHSYPFRLSGGQRQRVVIAMALALEPGLLIADEPTTALDVTTQAQILALIRRIQDEKGMGVMFVTHDFGVVAEIADRVAVMEKGRLVEIGPAEQVLNAPRHPYTRRLIGAVPRGRAQRTSSTQAETVLAVRNLRKTYATGGGWFAPKRVVHAVNDVSFSVRRGETLGIVGESGSGKSTIGKCLLRLTDIDGGELLFDGCNLATLSERQFRPLRRDVQMIFQDPFASLNPRHTVGRIISDGPVANGVPVAAAHRRTRELLELVGLEASAFDRYPNQFSGGQRQRIGIARALALEPKLIVADESVSALDVSVQAQVLELLGRLQKQLNLALIFITHDLRVAAQICHHVIVMHRGGVVESGPPSRIFDDPQHEYTRRLIGSIPGQTWEPPVDAPAAACA; encoded by the coding sequence ATGCCCCAGAAAGATCCATCCCAGGCGCCGCTGCTGTCGATCCAGCAGCTCAGCATCCCACTGCCCCCAGGTGCGGACCGCTCCTATGCGGTAAAGGACATCTCGTTTGACCTGTTCCCCGGCGAAATCCTTTGCATCGTCGGTGAGTCGGGTTCGGGCAAGTCCATGAGCTCCAACGCCATCATGGGCCTGCTTCCCCCCGGCCTCGTGCCCGAAAGCGGCCGGATTCTGTTCCAGGGCCGTGACCTGCTCCAGCTCGACGAAGCCACCCTGCTGTCCATGCGGGGCAAGGACATGGCCATGGTGTTCCAGGAGCCGCTGTCCGCGTTGAATCCCCTGATGACCGTGGGCGACCAGATCGCCGAAGTCATGCGCGTGCATCGCAGTCATGAGCCCGAGGCCTGCGAACGCCGCGTACTGGAGCTGCTCGAGTTCGTTGGTCTGCCTGATCCTGCGACGCTGCGCCACAGCTACCCGTTCCGCTTGTCGGGCGGCCAGCGCCAACGCGTCGTCATCGCGATGGCCCTAGCGCTCGAACCCGGCTTGCTGATCGCCGACGAGCCGACCACGGCTCTGGACGTGACGACACAGGCGCAGATCCTCGCGCTCATTCGCCGCATCCAGGACGAGAAAGGCATGGGGGTGATGTTCGTGACCCACGACTTTGGCGTGGTGGCTGAAATTGCCGATCGCGTCGCTGTCATGGAAAAGGGCCGCCTGGTCGAGATTGGCCCCGCCGAGCAGGTGCTCAACGCGCCCCGGCACCCGTACACTCGGCGACTTATTGGCGCCGTACCCCGCGGCCGCGCACAGCGGACGTCGTCGACGCAGGCGGAAACCGTGCTGGCAGTGCGCAACCTGCGCAAGACCTACGCCACCGGAGGCGGCTGGTTCGCGCCTAAACGTGTGGTCCACGCGGTGAATGACGTGAGCTTCAGTGTTCGCCGTGGTGAGACGCTAGGGATTGTCGGCGAATCGGGCTCGGGCAAGTCCACCATCGGGAAGTGCCTGTTGCGCCTGACAGATATCGATGGAGGAGAGTTGCTGTTTGACGGCTGCAACCTCGCCACGCTGAGTGAACGCCAATTCCGTCCTCTGCGCCGCGACGTGCAAATGATCTTCCAGGATCCTTTCGCCTCGCTGAACCCCCGGCACACCGTCGGCCGGATCATTTCCGACGGGCCGGTCGCTAATGGCGTGCCCGTCGCCGCGGCGCACCGTCGCACCCGAGAGCTGCTGGAGTTGGTGGGTCTGGAGGCGTCGGCCTTCGACCGCTACCCCAACCAGTTTTCGGGCGGCCAGCGCCAGCGCATTGGCATCGCACGTGCGCTGGCGCTTGAGCCGAAGCTCATCGTCGCGGACGAATCCGTCTCAGCTCTCGACGTGTCGGTCCAAGCCCAGGTGCTGGAGCTGCTGGGCCGGCTGCAAAAGCAGCTAAACCTCGCGTTGATTTTCATTACACACGACCTGCGGGTTGCCGCCCAGATCTGCCACCACGTCATCGTCATGCACCGCGGCGGCGTGGTGGAGTCCGGCCCGCCCTCGCGCATCTTCGACGACCCGCAGCACGAATACACCCGCCGTCTTATTGGCTCCATTCCTGGACAGACTTGGGAGCCGCCAGTCGATGCTCCTGCTGCGGCCTGCGCGTGA
- a CDS encoding ABC transporter permease has protein sequence MKSFLRRFSRNYGALFGVFIFLAVLFFAGTASLFYEESPWTMVSSPLVEPFTDPSLPFGTDMLGRDVTAGMLYGARVSLLVGVVSTIVALVFGILIGAVAGYSGGRIDDGLMRFTEFFQTIPQLAMAVVIVAIFSPSLVTIVGAIAVVSWPPVARLVRAEFLSLKQREFVQAAVVIGQKPLRVILTQILPNALSPIIVTASFMVATAILTESSLSFLGLGDRNMMSWGFMIGASRTMLREAWWMSVWPGVAILLTVLAINLIGEGLNDALNPQLRKRGE, from the coding sequence ATGAAATCCTTCCTTCGCCGCTTCTCGCGCAACTACGGCGCGCTGTTTGGGGTATTCATCTTCCTGGCTGTCCTATTCTTCGCAGGAACCGCCTCGCTGTTCTACGAAGAGTCGCCGTGGACGATGGTCTCCTCGCCGCTGGTGGAACCGTTCACCGACCCGTCGCTGCCCTTCGGCACCGACATGTTGGGCCGTGACGTCACGGCCGGCATGCTCTACGGCGCGCGCGTGTCGCTGCTGGTTGGTGTTGTCTCCACCATCGTGGCCCTGGTGTTCGGCATCCTGATAGGCGCGGTCGCTGGCTACAGCGGCGGTCGGATCGATGATGGGCTGATGCGCTTCACCGAGTTCTTCCAGACCATCCCCCAACTGGCGATGGCGGTGGTGATCGTGGCCATTTTCAGCCCCTCGCTGGTGACAATTGTGGGAGCCATCGCGGTCGTGTCGTGGCCGCCGGTGGCGCGGCTCGTGCGTGCCGAGTTCCTGAGCCTCAAGCAACGCGAGTTCGTTCAGGCTGCCGTCGTGATCGGCCAGAAGCCGCTGCGCGTGATCCTCACTCAGATCCTTCCCAACGCGCTTTCGCCCATCATCGTCACCGCTTCGTTCATGGTCGCCACCGCCATCCTCACCGAGTCGTCGTTGTCCTTTCTCGGCCTGGGCGACCGCAACATGATGAGCTGGGGCTTCATGATCGGCGCCTCGCGCACCATGCTGCGCGAGGCCTGGTGGATGAGCGTGTGGCCCGGTGTCGCCATCCTCCTGACCGTGCTCGCCATCAACTTGATTGGCGAAGGCCTCAACGATGCCCTGAACCCGCAACTGCGCAAGCGCGGCGAATAG
- a CDS encoding ABC transporter permease, whose translation MNFLSFLSSRLAKALVVVLGVVILNFFLVRMAPGDPATVLAGEAGAGDEVFVSQLREQFGLDKPLVIQLGTYLKGIAQLDLGYSYRNRLPVLDLILDRLPATFLLMGSAFLLSIVMGVALGVLAARTRYENRRRWLDSALMSGALLLYATPLFWLSLMAIILFSVVLGWLPAFGMESIGANLSGFDRMLDIAHHMVLPTLSLGCFFMAVYVRLTRASMLEAMGMDFVKTARAKGVPARRVIRVHVLRNALLPVITFAGIQLGQMAGGAVLTETVFAWPGIGRLMFDALLQRDYQLLLGIFFMTSVLVVTFNLVTDIVYRFVDPRIAAGQGAPA comes from the coding sequence ATGAACTTCCTCTCCTTTCTGTCGTCCCGACTCGCAAAGGCCCTCGTGGTCGTGCTCGGTGTCGTCATTCTGAACTTCTTCCTCGTTCGCATGGCGCCCGGCGATCCGGCCACGGTACTGGCCGGGGAGGCCGGCGCTGGCGATGAGGTCTTCGTCAGTCAACTGCGCGAGCAATTTGGACTCGACAAGCCGCTCGTTATCCAACTCGGTACCTACCTCAAGGGAATCGCCCAGCTTGATCTCGGCTATTCCTACCGAAACCGGCTGCCGGTGCTGGATCTGATCCTCGACCGGCTGCCCGCGACATTCCTGCTCATGGGCAGCGCCTTCCTGCTCTCCATCGTGATGGGCGTGGCACTTGGCGTCCTGGCCGCCCGGACACGTTACGAGAACCGGCGCCGGTGGCTTGACAGCGCACTGATGTCCGGCGCCCTGCTGCTCTATGCCACGCCGTTGTTCTGGTTGTCGCTAATGGCCATCATCCTGTTCTCGGTCGTACTCGGTTGGCTGCCGGCTTTCGGCATGGAATCGATCGGCGCCAACCTGAGCGGATTCGACCGTATGCTGGACATCGCCCACCACATGGTGCTGCCCACGTTGTCGCTCGGCTGCTTCTTCATGGCCGTCTATGTGCGTCTCACGCGAGCATCGATGCTCGAAGCGATGGGCATGGATTTTGTGAAAACCGCGCGCGCCAAGGGCGTTCCGGCACGTCGTGTGATCCGCGTACATGTGCTGCGCAACGCCTTGCTGCCGGTCATCACCTTTGCAGGCATCCAGCTCGGCCAGATGGCAGGCGGTGCGGTACTCACCGAGACCGTATTCGCCTGGCCCGGCATCGGCCGCCTGATGTTTGATGCGCTGCTTCAGCGCGACTACCAGCTTCTGCTGGGCATCTTCTTCATGACCTCGGTCCTGGTCGTGACCTTCAACCTGGTGACCGACATCGTCTACCGGTTCGTCGATCCCCGCATCGCAGCCGGTCAAGGAGCACCCGCATGA
- a CDS encoding ABC transporter substrate-binding protein: MSSLSLSSLRTVPALAFAAALLSATLAPAGNAHAQTRGGTLSAIVQPEPPVLVSAINSQAPTQYVAGKIYQGLLTYSPDLKPQPELAKSWTISPDGLTYTFELQSGVKWHDGKPFTAADAAFTIGQLLPEVHVRTRAVLNKYVASVRAVSASTLEIKLKEPFPPFIMMFEVGTMPMMPKHLYEGTDYRKNPANQTPVGTGPFMFKEWKKGAYIKLVRNPNYWKKGLPYLDELVFNVIPDSASRAVAFERGDVQVLRGGDVDNVDVKRLRAISGVEYTTKGWELFSPMAYLILNQRKPPFDNVKVRQAAMHALNRKLIAENIFFGLGKPATGPFTSNTLFYDKNTPTFDFNLKKARELVKESGVDVAKYPVKILSTSYGANWDRLDEYIKQMLESIGLKVSIESSDAGSWSGRVSNWDFDMTVTFAYQYGDPALGVERFYRSSNIVKGSPFANVQGYNNPKVDQLWMRGGSTQVAAERQSAYSEIQKLLTSEVANANLLEMEFPTLYRANVKNLVTTAIGLNESFDKVYIDKK, encoded by the coding sequence ATGTCCTCTCTATCCCTTTCCTCCCTGCGCACGGTGCCCGCGCTGGCATTCGCAGCGGCCCTGCTTTCTGCCACGTTGGCCCCGGCAGGCAATGCGCACGCTCAGACGCGCGGCGGTACGCTGTCGGCCATCGTCCAGCCCGAGCCGCCAGTGCTGGTCAGTGCGATCAATTCCCAGGCACCCACCCAGTACGTTGCCGGCAAGATCTACCAGGGCCTGCTGACCTATAGCCCAGATCTCAAGCCGCAGCCCGAGCTGGCCAAGAGCTGGACGATCTCGCCGGATGGTCTGACCTACACCTTCGAGCTGCAAAGTGGCGTGAAGTGGCACGACGGCAAGCCGTTCACGGCTGCCGACGCGGCATTCACCATTGGTCAGCTACTGCCTGAAGTGCATGTGCGCACGCGCGCCGTGCTCAACAAGTACGTTGCCTCCGTACGTGCCGTGAGCGCATCCACGCTCGAGATCAAGCTGAAGGAACCGTTCCCGCCCTTCATCATGATGTTCGAGGTCGGCACGATGCCGATGATGCCCAAGCATCTGTATGAGGGCACGGACTATCGCAAGAATCCGGCCAACCAAACGCCGGTAGGCACCGGCCCCTTTATGTTCAAGGAGTGGAAGAAGGGTGCCTACATCAAGCTCGTGCGAAATCCCAACTACTGGAAGAAGGGGCTGCCCTACCTCGATGAACTGGTGTTCAACGTGATTCCGGATTCGGCGTCGCGTGCCGTCGCCTTTGAACGCGGCGACGTGCAGGTGCTGCGTGGCGGCGACGTTGACAACGTGGACGTCAAGCGGTTGCGCGCGATCTCTGGCGTCGAGTATACGACCAAAGGCTGGGAACTGTTCTCGCCGATGGCCTACCTCATCCTGAACCAGCGCAAGCCCCCGTTCGACAACGTCAAGGTACGCCAGGCCGCGATGCATGCGCTCAACCGCAAGCTCATTGCCGAGAACATCTTCTTCGGGCTGGGCAAGCCAGCGACAGGTCCCTTCACCTCCAACACGCTGTTCTACGACAAAAACACGCCGACGTTCGACTTCAACCTGAAGAAGGCCCGAGAACTCGTCAAGGAATCTGGCGTGGACGTGGCCAAGTATCCGGTCAAGATCCTCTCCACCTCCTATGGTGCCAACTGGGACCGCCTTGATGAGTACATCAAGCAGATGCTGGAGAGCATCGGCCTGAAGGTGAGCATCGAGTCGTCGGACGCGGGTAGCTGGTCCGGCCGCGTGAGCAACTGGGACTTCGACATGACGGTCACCTTCGCCTACCAGTACGGCGACCCGGCACTGGGTGTGGAGCGCTTCTACCGCAGCAGCAATATCGTCAAGGGATCGCCCTTCGCCAACGTGCAGGGCTACAACAATCCCAAGGTAGATCAGCTCTGGATGCGCGGTGGCTCCACGCAGGTAGCTGCCGAGCGCCAAAGCGCCTACAGCGAGATACAGAAGCTGCTTACCAGCGAAGTGGCCAATGCCAACCTGCTGGAGATGGAGTTCCCCACCCTCTACCGCGCCAACGTGAAGAACCTCGTTACCACGGCAATTGGCCTGAACGAGTCGTTCGACAAGGTCTACATCGACAAAAAGTGA
- a CDS encoding RraA family protein, with protein MSVSPIPPELLARLRAVSFPTLGHLLEDGFVDSGIRALVPNVKVVGRAVTLQVTDADAVAVNQALASLTPGDVLVIDMGGDHTHAPVGAVTACAAASAGAAAIVVDGVVTDILELRETKLPVFARGTSLLTTKRLGAGRSQLNIPVRCGGAVARPGDLVLADDNGVMFLDADTAARVVDEALASDQAEPATLARLRAGEPVTRVLLGS; from the coding sequence GTGAGCGTATCCCCCATCCCTCCTGAACTGCTCGCCCGCCTGCGGGCGGTGAGCTTCCCCACCCTGGGTCATCTGCTGGAAGATGGGTTCGTCGACTCGGGTATCCGGGCACTCGTCCCGAACGTCAAGGTCGTCGGCCGGGCAGTCACCCTGCAGGTCACTGACGCCGATGCCGTGGCCGTGAACCAGGCGTTGGCCAGCCTCACCCCCGGTGACGTGCTGGTGATCGACATGGGGGGCGACCATACGCACGCCCCCGTCGGTGCCGTGACCGCCTGCGCAGCAGCCAGCGCGGGCGCTGCGGCCATCGTGGTTGACGGCGTCGTCACCGACATCCTGGAGCTGCGCGAAACGAAGCTCCCGGTCTTTGCACGCGGCACGAGCCTGCTGACGACCAAGCGCCTGGGCGCCGGACGTAGCCAGCTCAACATCCCGGTGCGCTGCGGGGGCGCTGTCGCGCGGCCTGGTGATCTGGTCCTTGCGGACGACAACGGTGTGATGTTCCTGGACGCCGACACTGCCGCCCGCGTGGTCGACGAGGCGCTGGCCTCCGACCAGGCCGAGCCAGCCACCCTGGCCAGGCTGCGCGCGGGCGAACCAGTTACTCGCGTGTTGCTTGGCAGCTAA
- a CDS encoding MFS transporter, with the protein MNRPVAAGEPAKATHSIKRIAVASVIGTTVEWYDLFIFATASALIFNKIFFPAFDPLVGTLLAFGTFASAYVARIVGAALFGHFGDKVGRKSMLLVSLVMMGMATFAIGLLPDYKTIGVWAPILLLTLRVIQGLALGGEWGGAVLMAVEHAPSNRRGLYGSWVQIGVPLGTLIANLVFLVSNTLMPAEDMLSWGWRIPFLASIVLVGVGMYIRLNIAETPSFNKVKAADEQVKVPLFEVFARNWRQVLLGGVATMSTGTSYNLLVAFGLTYGTQTLGHTRNEMLVVVLAACALCVALLPLFGRLSDTFGRKPVILAGIAAEALLAFPLFWLMDSHGFVGALLGYLLMMTAFAANYGPIATFLAELFGTKVRYSGLSIAYMLSGLLGSAATPIITTALLSATGRGSSIAWYMIGSAILSAISLWLLAETLGRERDEGAVTHSAATVGRVS; encoded by the coding sequence ATGAACCGCCCCGTAGCCGCTGGAGAGCCAGCGAAAGCAACCCACAGCATCAAGCGCATCGCCGTTGCGAGCGTCATTGGCACCACTGTCGAGTGGTACGATCTGTTTATCTTCGCCACAGCGTCCGCGCTGATCTTTAACAAGATCTTTTTCCCGGCGTTTGACCCACTGGTGGGCACGCTGCTGGCTTTCGGGACTTTCGCCTCGGCCTATGTCGCGCGCATTGTGGGCGCGGCGCTGTTCGGCCACTTCGGCGACAAGGTCGGGCGGAAGTCGATGCTGCTGGTCTCCCTCGTCATGATGGGCATGGCGACTTTTGCCATCGGCCTGCTGCCGGACTACAAGACGATCGGCGTCTGGGCCCCGATCCTGCTCCTGACGCTGCGCGTTATCCAGGGCCTCGCGCTGGGGGGCGAGTGGGGCGGCGCCGTTCTGATGGCCGTGGAGCATGCGCCCTCCAACCGCAGGGGATTGTATGGCTCATGGGTGCAGATCGGCGTCCCGCTCGGCACCTTGATCGCCAACCTGGTCTTCCTGGTCAGCAATACGTTGATGCCCGCCGAAGACATGCTGTCCTGGGGCTGGCGCATTCCCTTCCTCGCCAGCATCGTGCTGGTGGGGGTGGGCATGTATATCCGCTTGAACATTGCCGAGACCCCGTCATTCAATAAGGTCAAGGCAGCGGACGAGCAGGTCAAGGTCCCGCTGTTCGAAGTCTTCGCACGCAACTGGCGCCAGGTGCTGCTCGGCGGCGTTGCCACCATGTCCACCGGCACTTCGTACAACCTGCTGGTTGCGTTTGGACTGACCTATGGCACGCAGACTCTGGGCCACACCCGCAATGAGATGCTTGTGGTTGTGCTGGCGGCCTGCGCACTCTGCGTCGCCCTGCTGCCGCTCTTCGGCCGCCTTTCGGACACCTTTGGGCGCAAGCCGGTGATCCTCGCGGGCATTGCCGCTGAGGCTCTGCTGGCATTTCCGCTGTTCTGGCTCATGGATTCGCACGGATTCGTCGGGGCGCTTTTGGGCTATCTGCTGATGATGACCGCATTCGCTGCCAACTATGGCCCCATTGCCACCTTCCTGGCCGAACTGTTCGGCACCAAGGTCCGCTATTCGGGCCTGTCCATCGCCTACATGCTGTCGGGGCTGCTGGGTAGCGCCGCAACGCCCATCATCACCACCGCCCTTCTGTCAGCGACGGGACGTGGGTCGTCCATCGCCTGGTACATGATCGGCTCGGCCATCCTGTCCGCCATTTCGTTGTGGCTGCTCGCAGAGACGCTGGGGCGGGAACGCGATGAAGGTGCCGTCACGCACTCGGCCGCAACGGTGGGGAGGGTGTCGTGA